Part of the candidate division WOR-3 bacterium genome is shown below.
AGGGAGTTCAAAAAATTGTTTAGAAAAAGAATAATGAAAAAACTTAAGTTTCCAATATCAGAAAGAAAGTTACCTGAGAAAATAGAGGAATTTCTATGTAATTTAAATTCCTCTGAGGTAAATAAAGAGGATGGTATAAGAGCAAAATTTCAGGAGGGTTTTATTCATGTTAGAGTATCAAACACAGAACCTGTTTTAAGAGTAATTATGGAAGCAAAAGAAACGGAGGTAATTAAAGAATGGGAGAAAAAGATAAAGGAATTAATTTAAATTTTGCAAGGAAATACAGACCCCAAAAATTCAGTGAAGTTATAGGTCAAGAAGTTATTAAAATAACTTTAAAAAATGCAATTATGATGAATAAACTGGGAAATGAGGTTCAGGCTCTTTTGTTTTCTGGACCAAGGGGAAGCGGAAAAACATCTGTTGCAAGAATTGTTGCAAAGGCTTTGAATTGTGAAAATATAAAGGATGGTGAGCCCTGTGATGAATGTTCTTCTTGTCTTGAAATAAAAAGAGGAGCATCACTTGATGTTCTTGAAATAGATGGAGCTTCTTACAGGGGTATTCAGGAAGCAAAAAACATAATTGAGATAACTAAACTTGTACCCACAAAAGCAAAATATAAAGTTTTTATAATTGATGAAGTTCATATGTTTTCAAAGGATGCCTTTAATGCCCTTTTAAAAACCCTTGAAGAACCACCCAAGAGAGTTTTTTTTATTTTTGCAACTACTGAACTTTATAGGGTCCCTGAAACAATTCAATCAAGGTGTTTAATTTTTGAATTCACTCCCATTCCTGAGGAAAAAATTTTTGAAAGATTAAAAGAGGTATGTGAAAAAGAAAATATAAAATATGATGAAAAGTCATTAAGATTAATTACAAAAATCTCAGGGGGTAGTCTGAGGGATTCTTTACAGAATCTTGAAAAAGCACTTTATTTTTCAGGAGGTGTTTTAACAGAGGAGAAAACAAGAATAGTTATAGGATTCTTGCCTCAAGAAAAAATGGAAAATCTTCTTCTTTTTATTTCAGAAAGAAAAGGAGATGAACTTCTCAAATTCTTAGACGAACTTCTATTCCTTTACACTGAAAAGGACCTTTTAAGGTCTTTCCTCTTCTTTTTGGAAGATGTCTTGAAGGATATGGAAAAAAATATTTATAAAAGATATTCAAGAAATCTATCAAAAACAGACATTATAAGATTTATGCAACATATATTTGATGTTGAAAAGATAATTTATTTTATACAGGATCCGAGAATTTTAATTCTACATGCCTTTTACAAGATGCTTTATCTTC
Proteins encoded:
- the dnaX gene encoding DNA polymerase III subunit gamma/tau, encoding MGEKDKGINLNFARKYRPQKFSEVIGQEVIKITLKNAIMMNKLGNEVQALLFSGPRGSGKTSVARIVAKALNCENIKDGEPCDECSSCLEIKRGASLDVLEIDGASYRGIQEAKNIIEITKLVPTKAKYKVFIIDEVHMFSKDAFNALLKTLEEPPKRVFFIFATTELYRVPETIQSRCLIFEFTPIPEEKIFERLKEVCEKENIKYDEKSLRLITKISGGSLRDSLQNLEKALYFSGGVLTEEKTRIVIGFLPQEKMENLLLFISERKGDELLKFLDELLFLYTEKDLLRSFLFFLEDVLKDMEKNIYKRYSRNLSKTDIIRFMQHIFDVEKIIYFIQDPRILILHAFYKMLYLPRSYEIEEILEKGGAFVFFERKEEKVKEETENKETKLEETPYEIFLLEIENFNKLIYTIFKEKSKIEDKNIYLKIKEGIEREIIEKEKEKLEEMIKRIFGENFELKIEVEKKEKEKTQDLDIIKKLENEFSLSLLKEEEK